In Salinisphaera sp. LB1, one genomic interval encodes:
- the gltB gene encoding glutamate synthase large subunit yields MHKFEGGLYSPEFEKDACGFGLIAHMDDKPSHWLVDTAIGALERLTHRGAVAADGKTGDGCGLLIKKPDSFLRTVAHEAGIELGEHYASGIVFLSLDEDTAGAARAELEKQLEAAGLMVAGWRDVPIDAESACGAEALETLPRFEQIFVNAPADMDRDVFETRLIIARRRTENALPDDDTFYVPSLSARVFSFKGMVMPSYLTVFYQDLADERLETSLCVFHQRFSTNTLPQWRLAQPFRYLAHNGEINTITGNRNWSTARASKFASKDLPDLESILPLVSMDGSDSCSLDNMLEILLAGGMDIFYAMRLLMPPAWQNVDYMSADMRAFYEYNSMHMEPWDGPAGIVLTDGRYAACAMDRNGLRPARYVITKDRHITLASEIGVWDYKPEDVVTKGRLKPGDMLAIDTDNGELLNPRDIDARLAGRAPYKQWLKKHSRILESRLTDTRDEAWMERPRLKSLEKLFHVTFEERDQVLRPLAEAGQEATGSMGDDTPFPVLSRVDRVLFDYFRQQFAQVTNPPIDPLRERIVMSLETCFGRELNVFDESEARAKRLVVDSPVLSTGKFRRLLSVEDEDYANVTLDLTYPANDDLREAIEALCDRVVDEVRGGKTIIVLTDRNVEQGQLPIQALLATGAVHHRLTRENLRCDANLVVDTATARDAHHFACLIGYGATAIHPYLAYECLNDLVHVGQIQGRDADELCASYRKGINKGLYKIMSKMGISTITSYRGAQLFEIVGLADEVVDLCFSGTVSRIGGASFAHLQADAAHLAEHAWNTRIAIDQGGILKFVYGQEYHCYNPDVIATLHEAVSSGEYAKYQEYARVVQGRPVAVLRDLLGLRDDLAPIDIDEVESIEDITPRFDSAGMSLGALSPEAHESLAQGMNRMGGRSNSGEGGEDSARFGTDKMSKIKQVASGRFGVTPHYLVNAEVLQIKIAQGAKPGEGGQLPGHKVNEMIARLRYSRPGVALISPPPHHDIYSIEDLAQLIFDLKQVNPKALVSVKLVAGPGVGTIAAGVAKAYADLITISGYDGGTGASPLTSVRYAGTPWELGLSETHQTLRANDLREKVRVQTDGGLKTGLDVIKAAILGAESFGFGTGPMVALGCKYLRVCHLNNCATGVATQNETLRERYFIGIPEMVQNFFRFIAQDTREIMASIGVKRLEDLIGRTDLLEILPGETSKQAGLNLKPLLSKGGLADDNPMYCVSPHNEPFDKGELAERMVADTLDAIENKSGGRFEYDVRNSDRSIGARVSGEIASRHGNLGMEDAPITLALTGTAGQSFGVWNAGGLHLQLTGDANDYVAKGMAGGRIIIRPPEHSDFVAREAAIIGNTCLYGATGGTLYAAGQAGERFGVRNSGATAVVEGVGDHGCEYMTGGCVVVLGGTGVNFGAGMTGGAAYVLDEKREFVDRYNHELIDIHRVVSENMEAHRHYLYQLIEAYVDATGSAWGSEILEDFRDYVGQFWLVKPKAESVETILDTLTRAA; encoded by the coding sequence ATGCACAAATTTGAAGGCGGACTCTATTCACCAGAGTTCGAAAAAGACGCCTGCGGCTTCGGCCTGATCGCCCATATGGACGACAAGCCCAGCCATTGGCTGGTCGATACCGCGATCGGCGCGCTGGAGCGCCTGACCCATCGTGGGGCGGTCGCGGCCGACGGCAAGACCGGCGACGGCTGTGGGCTGCTGATCAAGAAGCCCGATTCGTTTCTGCGCACCGTCGCCCACGAAGCCGGCATCGAACTCGGCGAACACTATGCCAGCGGCATTGTGTTCCTGAGTCTGGACGAGGACACCGCCGGCGCCGCCAGGGCCGAGCTGGAAAAACAGCTGGAAGCCGCCGGTCTGATGGTCGCCGGCTGGCGTGATGTGCCGATCGATGCCGAATCGGCCTGCGGCGCCGAGGCGCTGGAAACCCTGCCCCGCTTCGAGCAGATCTTCGTCAATGCGCCCGCGGACATGGACCGTGACGTGTTCGAGACCCGGCTGATCATCGCCCGCCGGCGGACCGAGAACGCCCTGCCCGACGACGACACATTCTATGTGCCCTCGCTGTCGGCGCGCGTGTTCTCGTTCAAGGGCATGGTGATGCCGAGCTATCTCACCGTGTTCTACCAGGATCTGGCCGACGAACGGCTCGAGACCTCGCTGTGTGTATTCCACCAGCGTTTTTCGACCAACACGCTGCCGCAGTGGCGCCTGGCCCAGCCGTTCCGTTATCTCGCCCACAACGGCGAGATCAACACCATCACCGGCAATCGCAACTGGTCGACCGCCAGAGCCTCCAAATTCGCCTCCAAGGACCTGCCGGATCTGGAATCCATCCTGCCGCTGGTGTCCATGGACGGCTCGGATTCCTGCAGCCTCGACAACATGCTCGAGATCCTGCTCGCCGGCGGCATGGACATCTTCTATGCCATGCGCCTGCTGATGCCGCCGGCCTGGCAGAACGTCGACTATATGTCGGCCGACATGCGTGCCTTCTACGAATACAACTCCATGCATATGGAGCCGTGGGACGGCCCGGCGGGTATCGTGCTTACCGACGGCCGCTATGCCGCCTGTGCCATGGACCGTAACGGCCTGCGGCCGGCGCGCTACGTGATCACCAAGGATCGCCACATCACGCTGGCCTCCGAAATCGGCGTGTGGGACTACAAACCCGAGGACGTGGTCACCAAGGGCCGGCTCAAGCCCGGCGACATGCTGGCGATCGATACCGACAACGGCGAGTTGCTCAACCCGCGCGACATCGATGCACGCCTCGCCGGCCGCGCGCCGTACAAGCAGTGGCTGAAAAAGCATTCCCGTATCCTTGAGTCGCGCCTGACCGATACGCGCGACGAAGCCTGGATGGAGCGCCCGCGCCTCAAATCGCTGGAAAAGCTATTCCATGTGACCTTCGAAGAGCGCGACCAGGTCTTACGCCCGCTGGCCGAGGCCGGCCAGGAAGCCACCGGCTCGATGGGCGACGATACGCCCTTTCCCGTGCTGTCGCGCGTGGACCGGGTGCTGTTCGATTATTTCCGCCAGCAGTTCGCCCAGGTCACCAATCCGCCGATCGATCCGCTGCGCGAACGCATCGTGATGAGCCTGGAGACCTGCTTCGGCCGCGAGCTGAATGTCTTCGACGAGTCCGAGGCCCGCGCCAAACGACTGGTAGTCGATTCGCCGGTGCTGTCCACCGGCAAGTTCCGGCGCCTGCTATCGGTCGAGGATGAAGACTATGCGAACGTCACGCTGGATCTCACCTATCCGGCCAACGACGATCTGCGCGAGGCGATCGAGGCGCTTTGCGATCGCGTGGTCGACGAGGTCCGCGGCGGCAAGACCATCATCGTGCTCACCGATCGCAACGTCGAACAAGGGCAGCTACCGATCCAGGCGCTGCTGGCCACCGGCGCGGTGCATCACCGCCTGACCCGCGAGAACCTGCGCTGCGACGCCAACCTCGTCGTGGATACGGCCACGGCACGCGATGCCCATCATTTCGCCTGCCTGATCGGCTACGGTGCGACCGCGATCCATCCATATCTGGCCTATGAATGCCTCAACGACCTGGTGCACGTCGGCCAGATCCAGGGCCGCGACGCCGACGAACTGTGCGCCTCGTATCGCAAGGGCATCAACAAGGGCCTGTACAAGATCATGTCCAAGATGGGCATTTCCACGATCACCAGCTACCGTGGTGCCCAGCTGTTCGAAATCGTGGGCCTGGCTGACGAGGTCGTGGATCTGTGCTTTTCGGGTACGGTTTCGCGTATCGGCGGGGCGAGCTTCGCGCATCTGCAGGCCGATGCCGCGCATCTGGCCGAGCACGCCTGGAACACGCGTATCGCAATCGACCAGGGCGGCATCCTCAAGTTCGTGTACGGCCAGGAATACCACTGCTACAACCCGGACGTGATTGCCACACTGCACGAAGCCGTGTCCTCCGGCGAGTATGCCAAGTACCAGGAATATGCCCGCGTGGTGCAGGGCCGGCCGGTCGCCGTGCTGCGCGATCTGCTCGGCCTGCGCGACGACCTGGCGCCGATCGATATCGACGAAGTCGAGTCGATCGAGGACATCACCCCGCGCTTCGATTCCGCCGGCATGAGCCTCGGCGCCCTGTCGCCCGAGGCGCACGAGTCGCTGGCCCAGGGCATGAACCGCATGGGTGGGCGCTCGAACTCCGGCGAAGGTGGCGAGGATTCGGCCCGCTTCGGCACCGACAAAATGTCCAAGATCAAGCAGGTGGCCTCGGGCCGCTTCGGCGTCACACCGCATTATCTGGTCAACGCCGAAGTGCTGCAGATCAAGATCGCCCAGGGCGCCAAGCCCGGCGAAGGCGGCCAGCTGCCCGGCCACAAGGTCAACGAGATGATCGCCCGGCTGCGTTATTCGCGGCCCGGCGTGGCGCTGATCAGCCCGCCGCCGCATCACGACATCTACTCGATCGAGGACCTGGCCCAGCTGATCTTCGACCTCAAGCAGGTCAATCCGAAAGCGCTGGTCTCGGTCAAGCTGGTGGCCGGGCCGGGCGTGGGCACGATCGCCGCCGGCGTGGCCAAGGCCTACGCCGATCTGATCACCATCTCCGGCTATGACGGCGGTACGGGGGCCTCGCCGCTGACGTCCGTGCGCTATGCCGGCACGCCGTGGGAACTGGGCCTGTCCGAAACCCACCAGACCCTGCGCGCCAACGACCTGCGTGAAAAAGTCCGGGTGCAGACCGACGGCGGTCTCAAGACTGGGCTGGACGTGATCAAGGCGGCGATCCTGGGGGCGGAATCCTTTGGCTTCGGCACGGGCCCGATGGTGGCCCTCGGCTGCAAGTACCTGCGCGTGTGTCATCTGAACAACTGCGCAACGGGTGTCGCCACGCAGAATGAGACTCTGCGCGAGCGCTATTTCATCGGCATTCCGGAAATGGTGCAGAACTTCTTCCGATTCATCGCCCAGGATACCCGCGAGATCATGGCCTCGATCGGCGTGAAAAGGCTGGAGGATTTGATCGGGCGTACCGATCTGCTGGAAATCCTGCCCGGCGAGACCTCCAAACAGGCCGGCCTCAACCTGAAACCGCTGTTGTCCAAGGGCGGGCTGGCCGACGACAACCCAATGTACTGTGTCTCGCCGCACAACGAACCCTTCGACAAGGGCGAGTTGGCCGAGCGCATGGTCGCGGACACGCTGGATGCGATCGAGAACAAGTCGGGCGGCCGGTTCGAATACGACGTGCGCAATAGTGATCGCTCCATCGGCGCGCGGGTGTCGGGCGAGATCGCGTCCCGCCACGGCAATCTCGGCATGGAGGATGCGCCCATCACGCTGGCGCTCACCGGCACCGCCGGCCAGAGCTTCGGTGTGTGGAACGCCGGCGGGCTGCATCTCCAGCTCACCGGCGACGCCAACGACTATGTCGCCAAGGGCATGGCCGGCGGTCGCATCATCATCCGTCCGCCGGAGCATTCCGATTTCGTGGCGCGCGAGGCAGCAATCATCGGCAATACCTGCCTGTACGGTGCCACCGGCGGCACGCTGTATGCGGCCGGCCAGGCCGGCGAGCGCTTCGGCGTGCGCAACTCGGGGGCCACCGCGGTGGTCGAGGGCGTGGGCGATCACGGCTGCGAATACATGACCGGCGGCTGCGTGGTCGTGCTCGGCGGCACCGGCGTCAACTTCGGCGCCGGCATGACCGGCGGCGCAGCCTACGTGCTGGACGAAAAACGTGAGTTCGTTGACCGCTATAACCACGAGCTGATCGATATCCACCGCGTGGTCTCCGAGAACATGGAGGCCCATCGCCACTATCTGTATCAGCTCATCGAGGCCTATGTAGACGCCACCGGCAGCGCCTGGGGCTCGGAAATCCTGGAGGACTTCCGCGACTACGTGGGCCAGTTCTGGCTGGTCAAGCCCAAGGCGGAAAGCGTGGAGACCATTCTCGACACGCTCACCCGCGCGGCCTAG
- a CDS encoding FAD-dependent oxidoreductase — translation MAKNNLQFLDVPRQDPAKVAVPVRIHEFAEIYGQFDKETASQQAGRCISCGNPYCEWKCPVHNYIPNWLKMVNEGNLFEAAELSHATNTLPEICGRICPQDRLCEGACTMNDGLGAITIGSVEKYITDEAFKQGWRPDVSNVVWTDKKVAVIGAGPAGLGAADILVRGGVKAVVFDKYPRIGGLLTFGIPPFKLEKEVVETRREVMEGMGVEFRLGVEVGHDISIEQLMEEYDAVFMGMGTYTYMKGGFPGEDLKGVYEALPFLVGNINREIGVKGEHPFVDMSGQRVVVLGGGDTAMDCNRTSIRQGAKEVICAYRRDEENMPGSAREVENAKEEGVQFLFNRQPVEIVGDTHVEGIKMVTTQLGEPDERGRRRPEPVPGTEEVIEADRVIIAFGFRPNPQDWFDTHEIECDDGGRVIAPEQGRFKHQTSNPKIFAGGDMVRGSDLVVTAVFEGREAAKGILDYLEV, via the coding sequence ATGGCAAAGAACAATCTTCAGTTTCTCGACGTGCCGCGTCAGGACCCGGCCAAGGTGGCCGTGCCCGTACGCATTCACGAATTCGCCGAGATCTACGGCCAGTTCGACAAGGAGACCGCCTCGCAACAGGCCGGGCGCTGTATTTCCTGCGGCAACCCGTATTGCGAGTGGAAGTGCCCCGTGCACAACTACATCCCCAACTGGCTCAAGATGGTCAACGAGGGCAATTTGTTCGAGGCGGCCGAGCTGTCGCACGCCACCAACACCCTGCCCGAGATTTGCGGCCGCATCTGCCCGCAGGACCGCCTGTGTGAAGGCGCCTGCACGATGAACGATGGCCTCGGCGCCATCACCATCGGCTCGGTCGAGAAGTACATCACCGACGAGGCCTTCAAGCAGGGCTGGCGGCCGGACGTCTCCAACGTGGTCTGGACCGACAAGAAGGTCGCCGTGATCGGCGCCGGCCCGGCCGGTCTGGGTGCAGCGGATATTCTCGTGCGCGGCGGCGTCAAGGCCGTGGTGTTCGATAAATACCCACGCATCGGCGGCCTGCTCACCTTCGGCATCCCGCCCTTCAAGCTCGAAAAAGAAGTGGTGGAAACCCGCCGCGAAGTCATGGAAGGCATGGGCGTGGAATTCCGGCTCGGTGTCGAAGTCGGCCACGACATCAGCATCGAACAATTGATGGAAGAATACGATGCCGTGTTCATGGGCATGGGCACTTACACCTATATGAAGGGCGGCTTCCCCGGCGAGGACCTGAAAGGCGTCTACGAAGCGCTGCCCTTCCTGGTCGGCAACATCAATCGCGAGATCGGCGTGAAGGGCGAGCATCCCTTCGTCGACATGTCCGGCCAGCGCGTGGTGGTGCTCGGCGGCGGCGACACCGCGATGGACTGCAACCGCACGTCCATTCGCCAGGGCGCCAAGGAAGTCATCTGCGCCTACCGGCGCGACGAAGAGAACATGCCGGGCTCCGCCCGCGAGGTGGAAAACGCCAAGGAAGAAGGCGTGCAGTTCCTGTTCAATCGTCAGCCGGTCGAAATCGTGGGCGACACCCACGTCGAAGGCATCAAGATGGTCACCACCCAGCTCGGCGAACCGGACGAGCGTGGTCGGCGCCGACCCGAGCCCGTGCCCGGCACCGAGGAAGTCATCGAGGCGGATCGTGTGATCATCGCCTTCGGCTTCCGCCCCAACCCGCAGGACTGGTTCGACACCCACGAGATCGAATGCGATGACGGCGGTCGCGTGATCGCGCCCGAGCAGGGCCGCTTCAAGCACCAGACCTCCAACCCGAAGATCTTCGCCGGCGGCGACATGGTGCGCGGCTCAGACCTGGTCGTCACCGCCGTGTTCGAAGGCCGCGAAGCGGCCAAGGGCATTCTGGATTATCTCGAAGTATAG
- the pyrF gene encoding orotidine-5'-phosphate decarboxylase yields the protein MTHIPDNRDRLIFALDVPDTNAARALVATLGDTVTFYKVGLELAMSPGYFELVDWLKTRGKKVFADVKLFDVPATVAAAVARLDARDVDFITVHGNQGIMEAAGAARKGNAKILAVTALTSLDRGDMTDLGFNCDIDELVLSRARRALQAGCDGIVSSGLELERLRAEAPETLITVTPGIRPVDNDAPPDDQKRVMTPARAIAAGADYLVVGRPIRQATDPAAAAAAIQEEIAAAVAARG from the coding sequence ATGACGCATATTCCGGATAACCGCGACCGCCTCATTTTCGCCCTCGACGTACCCGACACCAACGCGGCCCGCGCGTTGGTCGCAACCCTGGGCGACACGGTCACCTTCTACAAGGTCGGCCTGGAACTAGCGATGTCGCCGGGCTATTTCGAGCTGGTCGACTGGTTGAAGACGCGCGGCAAGAAGGTCTTCGCGGACGTGAAGCTGTTCGATGTGCCGGCCACCGTGGCGGCCGCTGTCGCCCGGCTGGATGCACGCGACGTGGATTTCATCACCGTGCACGGCAACCAGGGCATCATGGAAGCGGCCGGTGCGGCGCGCAAAGGCAACGCGAAGATCCTGGCGGTGACCGCGCTCACCAGCCTGGATCGCGGCGACATGACCGATCTGGGGTTCAACTGCGATATCGACGAGCTCGTGCTTTCCCGCGCCCGGCGCGCACTGCAAGCCGGCTGCGACGGCATCGTTTCCTCGGGCCTCGAACTGGAACGCTTGCGCGCCGAGGCCCCGGAGACGCTGATCACGGTCACACCAGGCATCCGTCCCGTGGACAACGATGCCCCGCCGGACGACCAGAAGCGCGTGATGACGCCGGCCCGTGCCATCGCGGCCGGAGCCGATTATCTGGTGGTCGGCCGCCCGATCCGGCAAGCGACGGATCCCGCGGCGGCGGCCGCGGCTATTCAGGAAGAAATCGCCGCCGCGGTGGCCGCGCGCGGCTGA
- a CDS encoding amidohydrolase family protein, protein MRDIPANTRPLDGPAPRIDVPKGATDCHIHVYLAGYAPQPGGPPIAELATPDDYAVVQRRLSLGRVVITQSNAYQFDNGATIAGLKAVGAETARGVVVVGPDTTDAELAEYHALGVRGARIMNLPGGAVGIDGMAEVEARIRGWDWHLMVQFDGREIERHRPALESLQVDYIIDHAGKFLAPVSAEDPRVDTLLRLIDRGNAWFKIAGLYEISRVGPPDFADVAPIARRVIAHAPERVIWGSNWPHVGVARADYPDDAVLLDNLADMADEATRRRILVDNPAALYGFA, encoded by the coding sequence ATGCGCGACATCCCGGCCAACACGCGCCCGCTCGATGGCCCGGCACCCCGGATCGATGTGCCCAAAGGGGCGACCGACTGTCATATCCATGTCTATCTCGCGGGTTACGCGCCGCAGCCTGGTGGGCCGCCGATCGCCGAACTGGCCACGCCCGACGATTATGCCGTGGTCCAGCGCCGCCTGAGCCTGGGACGGGTCGTCATCACCCAGTCCAATGCTTACCAGTTCGATAACGGCGCGACCATCGCGGGCCTGAAAGCCGTCGGCGCCGAAACCGCACGCGGTGTGGTGGTCGTCGGCCCGGATACGACCGACGCCGAACTGGCTGAATACCATGCACTCGGCGTACGCGGGGCCCGTATCATGAATCTGCCCGGCGGGGCCGTGGGCATCGACGGCATGGCCGAAGTCGAAGCGCGTATCCGCGGATGGGATTGGCATTTGATGGTGCAGTTCGACGGCCGCGAGATCGAGCGCCACCGGCCGGCGCTGGAATCGCTCCAGGTCGACTACATCATCGACCACGCCGGCAAGTTCCTGGCGCCGGTATCGGCCGAAGATCCACGCGTGGATACACTGCTGCGGCTGATCGACCGCGGCAATGCCTGGTTCAAGATTGCCGGCCTGTACGAAATCAGCCGTGTCGGTCCGCCGGATTTCGCCGATGTTGCGCCAATCGCGCGCCGTGTGATCGCGCATGCGCCGGAGCGCGTGATCTGGGGCTCGAACTGGCCGCATGTCGGCGTCGCGCGTGCGGATTACCCGGACGATGCCGTCCTGCTCGACAATCTGGCGGATATGGCCGACGAGGCGACGCGCAGGCGCATCCTGGTCGATAATCCGGCCGCGCTCTACGGCTTCGCCTGA
- a CDS encoding mandelate racemase/muconate lactonizing enzyme family protein, with protein MRVERVLTHCLDHELTVPFESASGRFERRQHCLVEVICDDGTVGWGECLGPPPLNAAAVGAYAGLLIGRDPLATDVRWLELYHALRDQGQRGVTMTALSGIDIALWDIKGKHFGVPVSTLMGGRFRDTVQAYATGGFRPDGPDRSAATAAEIARYVAEGFTAVKIKIGFGYDEDLAAIGAVRDAIGPDVRLMIDANHGYDAPEAIEVGRAAARFDIDWFEEPVIPEEPAVYARVRAAQPLPLAGGETWHGRHGMRQALEAGAVDILQPDVCGTGGFSEMRRIVDMAGLYGVRVVPHVWGSGIALAASLHCLAALPFQPPRPKPQAPMLEFDRTPNPIRQAVLRAPIEHEQGWVRVPEGAGLGIEIDRDALSRYAWAEKV; from the coding sequence ATGCGTGTCGAGCGGGTTCTTACGCATTGCCTCGACCACGAACTGACGGTGCCGTTCGAAAGCGCGTCCGGTCGCTTCGAGCGGCGTCAGCACTGTCTGGTCGAAGTGATCTGCGACGACGGCACCGTCGGCTGGGGCGAATGTCTCGGCCCGCCGCCGCTCAACGCGGCTGCGGTCGGCGCTTACGCCGGGCTGCTCATCGGTCGCGATCCGTTGGCCACCGATGTCCGCTGGCTGGAGCTGTACCACGCGTTACGGGACCAAGGACAGCGCGGGGTGACCATGACCGCGCTGTCGGGGATCGATATCGCGCTCTGGGACATCAAGGGCAAGCACTTCGGTGTGCCGGTTTCCACGTTGATGGGTGGGCGATTCCGCGACACGGTCCAGGCCTATGCCACCGGCGGCTTCCGCCCGGACGGCCCGGACCGCAGTGCGGCGACCGCCGCCGAAATAGCGCGTTATGTCGCCGAGGGTTTCACGGCGGTCAAGATCAAGATCGGGTTTGGCTACGACGAGGATCTGGCGGCCATCGGTGCGGTACGCGATGCCATCGGCCCCGACGTGCGGCTGATGATCGACGCCAACCACGGTTACGACGCGCCGGAGGCGATCGAAGTCGGGCGGGCCGCGGCGCGCTTCGACATCGATTGGTTCGAGGAGCCGGTGATCCCGGAAGAACCGGCGGTGTACGCCCGGGTGCGCGCAGCGCAGCCTTTGCCGCTGGCCGGCGGTGAAACCTGGCACGGCCGCCACGGCATGCGCCAGGCGCTGGAAGCCGGGGCGGTCGATATCCTGCAGCCGGATGTCTGCGGCACCGGCGGTTTCAGCGAAATGCGTCGTATCGTCGATATGGCTGGCCTGTATGGCGTGCGTGTCGTCCCGCATGTCTGGGGCAGCGGCATCGCACTGGCGGCAAGCCTGCATTGCCTGGCCGCCCTCCCGTTTCAGCCGCCGCGTCCGAAGCCGCAAGCGCCGATGCTGGAATTCGATCGCACCCCGAATCCGATTCGTCAGGCTGTCCTGCGTGCACCGATCGAGCACGAGCAGGGCTGGGTTCGCGTGCCGGAGGGGGCCGGTCTCGGCATCGAGATCGACCGTGATGCCTTGAGCCGCTATGCCTGGGCGGAGAAGGTTTGA
- the kdgD gene encoding 5-dehydro-4-deoxyglucarate dehydratase, with the protein MQPIELKSALASGLLSFPVTPFDADGEFAPGPYAEHIGWLSGFDAATLFAAGGTGEFFSLAPEEIPQIVREAKAAAGDTPIVSGCGYGTRMAVSIAREAEAAGADGILLLPHYLIGASQAGLMAHIQTICEAVDVGVIVYNRGNSILQADTLEALCERCPNLIGFKDGSGDIGLVREITARLGDRLTYLGGMPTAELFAEAYLGAGVTTYSSAVFNFVPELAQRFYNALRAGDHAQTTTILNDFFYPFAAIRDRNVGYAVSAIKAGVRRAGFDAGPVRAPLTDLTEQESDMLDALIRSQG; encoded by the coding sequence ATGCAGCCCATTGAACTTAAGTCCGCGCTGGCCTCCGGCCTGCTTTCTTTCCCGGTCACGCCTTTCGATGCCGACGGCGAGTTCGCGCCTGGGCCCTATGCCGAACATATTGGCTGGCTGTCGGGCTTCGACGCGGCGACCCTGTTTGCCGCCGGAGGCACCGGCGAGTTCTTCTCGCTCGCGCCTGAAGAAATCCCGCAGATCGTGCGCGAGGCCAAGGCCGCGGCCGGTGACACGCCCATCGTGTCCGGCTGCGGCTATGGCACGCGCATGGCCGTATCGATTGCGCGTGAGGCCGAGGCCGCCGGAGCCGACGGTATTCTGCTGTTGCCGCATTATCTGATCGGGGCCAGTCAGGCGGGCTTGATGGCGCATATCCAGACGATCTGCGAAGCCGTGGATGTCGGCGTGATCGTCTACAATCGTGGCAACTCGATCCTGCAGGCCGATACGCTTGAAGCCCTGTGCGAGCGCTGCCCGAATCTCATCGGGTTCAAGGACGGCTCCGGGGATATCGGTCTGGTCCGCGAGATCACCGCACGGCTGGGCGATCGGCTGACCTATCTCGGTGGCATGCCCACGGCGGAGTTGTTCGCCGAGGCTTATCTGGGCGCCGGCGTCACGACCTATTCCTCGGCGGTGTTCAACTTTGTGCCGGAGCTGGCTCAGCGCTTCTACAACGCGCTGCGTGCCGGTGATCATGCGCAGACGACCACCATCCTCAATGATTTCTTTTACCCGTTCGCAGCGATCCGCGACCGCAACGTGGGCTACGCAGTGTCCGCGATCAAGGCCGGCGTGCGCCGGGCCGGGTTCGATGCCGGGCCGGTGCGTGCCCCGCTGACCGATCTCACCGAGCAGGAGAGCGACATGCTGGATGCGTTGATAAGGAGCCAGGGCTGA
- a CDS encoding FadR/GntR family transcriptional regulator produces the protein MNDVSNPEISADTSEKRAAAPAKKKKNRRNLVAEVSGRLRELIVGGDLQPGDKLPSEAGLTREYSVSRTVVREAIASLRADGLVDVRHGVGVFVREPTAQVPVFKPVDRARISSMIEVLELRSAIEIEAAALAAERRSPAQEEILFERFDDLNRLIEADQPTVAADMALHLAVADATNNPRFREFLTLMGEHLIPRSALPENVEAAAPEGYMEQIQAEHLALIRAVSERDIDSAREAMRAHLKGSQNRYRRLIRGD, from the coding sequence ATGAACGACGTGAGCAATCCAGAAATAAGTGCAGATACGTCAGAAAAACGTGCAGCTGCACCCGCGAAAAAGAAGAAGAACCGACGCAATCTTGTCGCCGAAGTCAGTGGCCGTCTTCGCGAGCTCATCGTTGGCGGCGACCTGCAGCCGGGCGACAAGCTGCCCAGCGAAGCGGGCCTGACCCGCGAATACAGCGTGAGCCGTACGGTAGTGCGGGAAGCCATCGCCTCACTGCGCGCCGATGGGCTGGTCGATGTCCGTCACGGCGTGGGTGTGTTCGTGCGCGAACCCACCGCGCAGGTGCCGGTCTTCAAACCGGTGGATCGGGCGCGAATATCCTCGATGATCGAAGTGTTGGAACTGCGTTCGGCCATCGAGATCGAGGCTGCGGCGCTGGCCGCCGAGCGCCGCTCGCCGGCCCAGGAAGAGATTCTGTTCGAGCGCTTCGACGACCTGAATCGTCTCATCGAAGCGGACCAGCCCACCGTCGCGGCCGATATGGCGCTGCATCTGGCGGTGGCGGACGCCACCAACAATCCGCGCTTCCGCGAATTTCTTACCCTCATGGGGGAGCATCTGATCCCGCGCTCGGCGCTGCCCGAAAATGTCGAGGCTGCCGCGCCCGAGGGCTACATGGAGCAGATCCAGGCCGAGCATCTCGCCCTCATCCGGGCGGTGTCGGAACGCGATATCGACAGCGCCCGCGAAGCCATGCGAGCCCATCTCAAGGGTAGCCAGAATCGCTATCGGCGCCTGATTCGTGGCGACTAG